A region from the Cervus elaphus chromosome 10, mCerEla1.1, whole genome shotgun sequence genome encodes:
- the LOC122701421 gene encoding 60S ribosomal protein L7-like, translating to MEGAEQKKKKVPAVPETLKKKRKNFAELKIKRLRKKFAQKMLRKARRKLIYEKAKHYHKEYRQMYRTEIRMARMARKAGNFYVPAEPKLAFVIRIRGINGVSPKARKVLQLLRLRQIFNGTFVKLNKASINMLRIVEPYIAWGYPNLKSVNELIYKRGYGKINKKRIALTDNALIARSLGKYGIICMEDLIHEIYTVGKRFKEANNFLWPFKLSSPRGGMKKKTTHFVEGGDAGNREDQINRLIRRMN from the coding sequence ATGGAGGGTgcagaacagaagaaaaagaaggttcCTGCTGTGCCAGAAACCCTTAAGAAAAAGCGAAAGAATTTCGCAGAGCTTAAGATCAAGCGCCTGAGAAAGAAGTTTGCCCAAAAGATGCTTCGAAAGGCAAGGAGGAAGCTTATTTATGAAAAAGCTAAGCATTACCACAAGGAATACAGGCAGATGTACAGAACCGAAATTCGAATGGCTAGGATGGCACGGAAAGCTGGCAACTTCTATGTACCCGCGGAACCCAAATTGGCATTTGTCATCAGGATCAGAGGTATCAACGGTGTGAGCCCAAAGGCTCGAAAGGTGCTGCAGCTCCTTCGCCTCCGGCAGATCTTCAATGGCACCTTTGTGAAGCTCAACAAGGCATCAATTAACATGTTGAGAATTGTGGAGCCATACATTGCATGGGGGTACCCAAATCTGAAGTCTGTAAATGAATTGATCTACAAGCGTGGTTATGGCAAAATCAACAAAAAGCGAATTGCCCTGACAGACAATGCATTGATTGCTCGATCTCTTGGGAAATACGGAATCATCTGCATGGAGGATCTGATTCATGAGATCTATACTGTTGGAAAACGTTTCAAAGAAGCAAACAACTTCCTGTGGCCCTTTAAATTGTCTTCTCCACGAGgtggaatgaagaaaaagaccaCCCATTTTGTAGAAGGTGGAGATGCTGGCAACAGGGAAGACCAGATCAACAGGCTTATTAGAAGGATGAACTAA